ATCATGCTGTACAAAAACTTGCCGCCGGCCATCTGGCGCAAGCGCTTTATCGTCCGCGCGATGCTCGATGCCCTTGCCATGGCACGGGCCTTATTAACGGGTCAGTTTAGCGAATTTGGGGCAATCTTTCGGGCTTACCTGGACGCGCATTCGATGAGTAGAAAACACATAACCGAGCGCCCAGCGTCTATTGATACGCGTGCTTTGCCTTCGTACAACCGCAGCATTGTGCTGGACTACTTTCTACGGGGCAAAAAACGATTCCAGGACCTGCCGGCAGACGGCTTCAAGCAACAGCTTTGACTTTGCGCAACCCTGGATAAAGGGCTATACAGACGCCAATGAGTGTACAGGCCATGCCTACCAGCGAAAGCGTGCCTGGCAATTCATCAAACAAAACAAAAGCCAGCGCAGTGGCGCCAATGGGTTCAGTGAGTGACAAAAGGCCGAGAAAAGTCGCCGTAAAGTACTTGACAGCATAGTTGAACGACCCGTGGCCAAGGATATGGGGCCCAATGGCCATAACCGCACATAACAGGTAAACCTTCATCGAAAAGCCAAACAAGGGCGTGCCGGTGACAACAGCAAGAAAGAGCACCGTTATCGCACTGCTGACATACATCGGGTACACGTAAGCCAGCCAGGAAAGCTTCTGCCGCGACATACGACCAATAATCAGGTAGATGCTCACAAAAAGACAGGCCCCGAGCGCAAATAGGTTGCCCCAAATCGGATCAACGGCCTGGCTGTCCTTGCCCGTGTCCCCGTACGCAATCAACAACCCACCTGCCACGGCAATACCAATTGCAATCAACACCCGTAGCGTCAGGCGTTCTTTGAGGAATACATAGCCAAGGATTGCCAGAAAAATAGGGGTAATCGACACAAATACTGTAGCGCTGGCTACTGTGGTACGCTGGATGGCCTCAAAGAAGAGGTAGAAGTGCAACCCAAGCATAACGCCGGCAGCCACCGTACGGATCTGATCCTGTCGAGCGAGCCCGACAAACGTAACCTGTGGGTCGCGCAAGGCAAACGGCGTCAGGATCAAGATTGCCATGACATTGCGAAGTGCCGCAAGCGAAAGGGCCGGCGTATCACCAGCAAGTCGCACCAGGATAGGGCTGATCGAAAAGCTGATGAGTCCGAACAGGAGAATCCAGTATGCAATTGCTGGTGTTTTTTGCATTACAGGTAACGGCTGCCGAGAAGACATACTTGTTTAGCCAACTAACGCAGACGGTCCATAGACCGGACAAGCGCAATGTCTTTCTTTACGTAACCCCGAGCAATGCGGATAAAGACGTACGCAAACACAGGGAGCAGTAACAGCCCGGTAGCTTGCAAATTACTCGGCACTTCCATCAGCGTGCCAGCCAGGTAGAGTCCACCAAAAGCGGCAAGCACACCAAGAATGGCCACATATTGCAGGATCGTGGTCATTTTGAGCTGTTGCTGCCTGTCTTTGTAGAGGAAAATGGAAACGAGCGCACCCAGTGCAACGAGTCCAAGAACTCCCAGTACAGCCGGCATAAGCCAGGTATACGTCTCTTGCATCAGTTCAACACGAAAAGCTGCTGTACCCAGACATGCCAGTGCAGCAAGCAGTAAAAATATAGATTGAATCCGCTGAATCATCGTTGTCTATTGTAAATTGGATTAAATCGTCACATGCTCAGCGATAGCATCAGCGACGCGTTTGGCAAATTCAGTGGTAGAGCTTTTACCACCGAGGTCCGCTGTAAGGTGTGTGCCTTCACGAAGCGTATCGTAGAGCCCTTTGCGTAACGCAGCAGCAGCGCTAACTTCTCCAAGATGGCGTAGCATCATTTCAGCAGAAAGAATCAATGCTGTGGGGTTGGCTTTCTTCTGGCCGGCAATATCGGGAGCGCTGCCGTGTACCGCTTCAAAGACCGCACACTCATCGCCAATGTTAGCCCCGGCAACAACACCAAGTCCACCAACGAGGCCGGCAGCAAGGTCACTCAGGATGTCTCCGAACAAGTTTGTGGTAACAATGCAGTCATACCGCTCAGGCACGGTGACCATCTGCATACACATGTTATCGATGATCCGGTCGTTAAATTCGATATCAGGATAATCCTGCGCAATTTCGCGCCCGATGGCAAGAAACATACCGGACGATTTTTTCAGAATGTTTGCTTTATGTACCAGGGTAACCGTCTTGCGCC
This portion of the Bacteroidota bacterium genome encodes:
- a CDS encoding isocitrate/isopropylmalate family dehydrogenase; amino-acid sequence: MKHTVTLIPGDGIGPEVVEATLIALEATGVQFQWEECLEVGTAAVDAGKEPLPEDVLASIRKNKVALKGPVTTPVGKGFKSVNVQLRQKLNLHANVRPSSTLPGVNTRFSDVDLIIFRENTEGLYSGIETFDERLQIADSTARITRTGSERIIRFSFDYARAMGRKTVTLVHKANILKKSSGMFLAIGREIAQDYPDIEFNDRIIDNMCMQMVTVPERYDCIVTTNLFGDILSDLAAGLVGGLGVVAGANIGDECAVFEAVHGSAPDIAGQKKANPTALILSAEMMLRHLGEVSAAAALRKGLYDTLREGTHLTADLGGKSSTTEFAKRVADAIAEHVTI
- a CDS encoding DUF4293 family protein, encoding MIQRIQSIFLLLAALACLGTAAFRVELMQETYTWLMPAVLGVLGLVALGALVSIFLYKDRQQQLKMTTILQYVAILGVLAAFGGLYLAGTLMEVPSNLQATGLLLLPVFAYVFIRIARGYVKKDIALVRSMDRLR
- a CDS encoding DMT family transporter encodes the protein MQKTPAIAYWILLFGLISFSISPILVRLAGDTPALSLAALRNVMAILILTPFALRDPQVTFVGLARQDQIRTVAAGVMLGLHFYLFFEAIQRTTVASATVFVSITPIFLAILGYVFLKERLTLRVLIAIGIAVAGGLLIAYGDTGKDSQAVDPIWGNLFALGACLFVSIYLIIGRMSRQKLSWLAYVYPMYVSSAITVLFLAVVTGTPLFGFSMKVYLLCAVMAIGPHILGHGSFNYAVKYFTATFLGLLSLTEPIGATALAFVLFDELPGTLSLVGMACTLIGVCIALYPGLRKVKAVA